One stretch of Schizosaccharomyces pombe strain 972h- genome assembly, chromosome: III DNA includes these proteins:
- the dcw1 gene encoding mannan endo-1,6-alpha-mannosidase, with product MSLTIFISLATILFSFAEAISVDLNDTSSVDLATSLVADGLLNYYAGQHKGGTIGMFLPPAYWWEAGAAWNGLLNRYIATGNSTYNELVKTSMLYQSGEDSDYMPSNYTTSEGNDDQAFWGLTVISAAEANFSNPAADEPQWLELAQAVFNQQVTRWDTDHCNGGLRWQITEFNSGYNYKNTVSNGAFFQLAARLARFTDNDTYAEWANVAYDWSQRIGFIQEDYTVFDGSSIKDNCSSIEITQWTYNIGLYMAGAAYMYNYTNSTVWKTRVEGFANKTAKTFFFKDIMFEPVCEIALSCNYDQTSFKGFLTRFMVYTAQMAPFTAPLLEPLLISTAKAAAGACCGGYDGVTCGVQWWWNNDTWDGLYGLGEQMSALEAIQAPLLLKSLQVFKASNGGSSTGDPNAGLYTAPVSFANKNFENLRKHWMLLGFFLLVPTLVLY from the exons atgaGTCTTACAATCTTTATTTCACTTGCAactattttgttttccttcGCTGAAGCCATTTCGGTGGATTTGAATGACACGTCCTCCGTTGACTTAGCCACTTCTTTAGTAGCTGATGGATTATTGAATTATTATGCTGGTCAGCACAAAGGAGGAACTATCGGGATGTTCCTTCCTCCAGCCTACTGGTGGGAAGCCGGGGCTGCTTGGAAT GGACTTTTAAATAGATACATTGCCACTGGTAATAGTACATATAACGAGTTGGTAAAGACCAGCATGTTGTACCAATCTGGAGAGGATTCAGATTATATGCCTTCGAATTATACAACATCTGAGGGAAATGACGATCAGGCATTTTGGGGTCTGACCGTTATATCTGCCGCTGAAgcaaacttttcaaatccAGCAGCCGATGAACCACAATGGTTGGAACTGGCTCAAGCTGTATTCAACCAACAGGTCACACGATGGGACACGGATCATTGCAACGGTGGTCTTCGATGGCAGATTACTGAATTTAACTCTGGGTACAACTATAAGAACACTGTCTCAAATGGAGCATTTTTTCAGCTTGCAGCTCGACTGGCTCGATTCACCGATAACGATACTTATGCTGAGTGGGCTAATGTAGCATACGATTGGAGCCAAAGGATTGGGTTTATTCAAGAAGATTACACTGTATTTGATGGGAGTTCTATAAAAGATAATTGCTCATCTATCGAAATTACTCAGTGGACTTACAATATAGGATTATACATGGCAGGAGCAGCTTACATGTATAACTAT ACGAACTCTACGGTATGGAAAACTCGAGTTGAAGGTTTTGCCAACAAAACTGccaaaaccttttttttcaaggaTATTATGTTCGAACCAGTATGTGAAATAGCTCTTTCATGTAACTATGATCAAACGTCTTTCAAAGGCTTTTTGACCAGATTTATGGTCTACACGGCACAAATGGCTCCATTCACTGCACCGTTATTAGAACCATTGTTGATATCCACCGCCAAAGCTGCAGCCGGGGCATGTTGCGGCGGTTATGATGGAGTGACTTGTGGTGTTCAATGGTGGTGGAATAACGATACTTGGGATG GACTTTATGGCCTTGGAGAGCAAATGTCTGCATTGGAAGCTATTCAAGCTCCcttacttttaaaatcgCTTCAAGTCTTTAAGGCTTCGAATGGAGGATCATCAACAGGAGACCCCAATGCAGGGCTTTATACTGCTCCTGTATCTTTCgctaacaaaaattttgaaaacctGAGGAAACATTGGATGCTATTGGGGTTCTTCCTTTTAGTGCCTACACTGGTCCtttactaa
- the mis18 gene encoding kinetochore protein Mis18 — MSQTETSHSGYIDFKKESQPSVFQCKKCFQIVGDSNAWVISHREYLSFTLSDAVENSVRVEDTFKRSDDGLCVYSELSCTRCNEVIGKVYNSTPIYLDDIRDMYTFSMDKLQAYQLGNKTVNPEGLTRYQVDLEMREDIIKLKSFCLSLYEKFELHDETLRSVKETISSLKKPKIEGKEGKKEKARTYSKRTRK, encoded by the exons ATGTCCCAGACGGAAACTAGTCATTCGGGCtatattgattttaaaaaagagtCACAACCTAGCGTCTTCcaatgtaaaaaatgttttcaaatagTTGGTGATTCTAATGCTTGGGTTATTTCTCATCGAGAATATCTTAGTTTCACTTTGAGTG aTGCAGTAGAAAATAGTGTACGCGTTGAGGATACGTTTAAAAGGAGTGATGATGGTCTTTG CGTCTATTCAGAGTTGAGTTGTACTAGATGCAATGAAGTGATTGGGAAGGTGTATAATTCTACACCTATATATCTTGATGATATTAG AGATATGTATACTTTTTCAATGGACAAATTACAAGC CTACCAACTAGGTAATAAGACCGTAAATCCTGAAGGCCTTACACGGTATCAAGTTGATTTAGAAATGAGAGAGGACATTATAAAG TTGAAGTCCTTTTGTCTCTCTCTATATGAAAAGTTCGAACTTCACGATGAAACTTTACGCTCAGTTAAGGAGACAATATccagtttaaaaaaaccgAAAATTGAGGGAAAGGaaggtaaaaaagaaaaggcaAGAACATACTCTAAACGAACGAGGAAATAA
- the rad16 gene encoding DNA repair endonuclease XPF, whose product METKVHLPLAYQQQVFNELIEEDGLCVIAPGLSLLQIAANVLSYFAVPGSLLLLVGANVDDIELIQHEMESHLEKKLITVNTETMSVDKREKSYLEGGIFAITSRILVMDLLTKIIPTEKITGIVLLHADRVVSTGTVAFIMRLYRETNKTGFIKAFSDDPEQFLMGINALSHCLRCLFLRHVFIYPRFHVVVAESLEKSPANVVELNVNLSDSQKTIQSCLLTCIESTMRELRRLNSAYLDMEDWNIESALHRSFDVIVRRQLDSVWHRVSPKTKQLVGDLSTLKFLLSALVCYDCVSFLKLLDTLVLSVNVSSYPSNAQPSPWLMLDAANKMIRVARDRVYKESEGPNMDAIPILEEQPKWSVLQDVLNEVCHETMLADTDAETSNNSIMIMCADERTCLQLRDYLSTVTYDNKDSLKNMNSKLVDYFQWREQYRKMSKSIKKPEPSKEREASNTTSRKGVPPSKRRRVRGGNNATSRTTSDNTDANDSFSRDLRLEKILLSHLSKRYEPEVGNDAFEVIDDFNSIYIYSYNGERDELVLNNLRPRYVIMFDSDPNFIRRVEVYKATYPKRSLRVYFMYYGGSIEEQKYLFSVRREKDSFSRLIKERSNMAIVLTADSERFESQESKFLRNVNTRIAGGGQLSITNEKPRVIVDLREFRSSLPSILHGNNFSVIPCQLLVGDYILSPKICVERKSIRDLIQSLSNGRLYSQCEAMTEYYEIPVLLIEFEQHQSFTSPPFSDLSSEIGKNDVQSKLVLLTLSFPNLRIVWSSSAYVTSIIFQDLKAMEQEPDPASAASIGLEAGQDSTNTYNQAPLDLLMGLPYITMKNYRNVFYGGVKDIQEASETSERKWSELIGPEAGRRLYSFFRKQLKDYE is encoded by the exons ATGGAAACAAAGGTTCATTTGCCTCTTGCTTACCAGCAGCAGGTTTTTAACGAACTTATTGAAGAGGATGGTCTGTGTGTAATTGCACCAGGTTTGTCATTGCTACAAATTGCAGCAAATGTACTCTCATATTTTGCAGTTCCAGGATCCCTTCTTTTGCTTGTTGGAGCAAACGTTGATGACATTGAATTGATTCAACATGAAATGGAAAGCCacttggaaaaaaaattgattacTGTAAATACAGAAACTATGTCGGTTGACAAACG aGAAAAGTCTTATCTAGAGGGTGGTATTTTCGCCATTACAAGCCGCATATTAGTGATGGATTTGTTGACAAAAATTATTCCAACAGAAAAAATCACTGGAATTGTATTATTACATGCAGATAG AGTTGTCTCTACTGGAACGGTAGCGTTCATAATGCGATTGTATCGTGAAACCAATAAAACTGGGTTCATTAAAGCTTTTAGTGATGATCCAGAGCAATTTTTGATGGGAATAAATGCTCTCAGTCATTGCCTAAGATGCCTGTTTCTTCGACATGTATTTATATATCCCAGATTTCATGTAGTTGTGGCAGAGTCCCTTGAAAAAAGCCCTGCAAATGTGGTAGAGTTGAACGTTAACCTAAGTGATTCCCAAAAAACAATTCAGTCATGCCTATTAACCTGTATAGAAAGTACAATGAGAGAATTACGAAGACTAAATTCTGCTTATCTGGATATGGAGGATTGGAATATCGAGTCTGCCTTACATCGTAGTTTTGACGTTATAGTGCGAAGACAACTAGATTCTGTATGGCACAGAGTTAGCCCAAAAACCAAACAGTTGGTTGGAGATCTCTCGACTCTTAAGTTTCTTCTCAG TGCTCTTGTTTGTTATGACTGTGTTAGCTTCCTTAAACTCTTAGATACCCTCGTTTTATCTGTAAATGTTTCCAGCTACCCATCTAATGCACAACCTTCTCCTTGGCTTATGTTGGATGCCGCCAATAAAATGATCCGTGTCGCTAGAGACCGAGTATACAAAGAATCAGAAGGACCGAATATGGATGCGATTCCCATTTTGGAGGAACAGCCGAAATGGTCTGTCTTGCAAGACGTATTAAACGAAGTGTGTCATGAAACAATGTTAGCAGATACAGATGCag AAACATCCAATAATTCGATAATGATTATGTGCGCAGATGAGCGTACTTGTTTACAGTTACGTGATTATTTGAGTACGGTGACTTACGACAATAAAGactctttgaaaaatatgaataGCAAATTAGTGGACTATTTTCAATGGAGAGAACAATATAGAAAGATGAGTAAATCAATCAAGAAACCAGAGCCTTCCAAGGAGCGAGAGGCTTCTAATACAACGTCTAGAAAAGGTGTTCCACCTTCAAAGAGAAGAAGGGTAAGAGGTGGAAACAATGCCACTTCACGCACAACTTCTGATAATACAGATGCGAATGATTCTTTTAGTAGGGATTTACGCCTAGAGAAAAT TCTGCTCTCACACTTATCCAAACGTTATGAACCTGAAGTGGGCAATGATGCATTTGAAGTTATTGATGATTTCAATTCCATCTATATCTATTCCTACAATGGTGAAAGAGATGAGTTagtattaaataatttaagaCCTCGGTACGTTATTATGTTCGATTCTGATCCCAATTTTATTCGAAGAGTCGAGGTTTACAAAGCTACATATCCCAAAAGATCTCTAAGGGTTTATTTTATGTACTATGGAGGATCGATTGAGGAGcaaaaatatcttttttctgtAAGGAGAGAGAAAGATTCATTCTCTCGTCTTATTAAAGAACGATCT aatatgGCTATCGTACTGACGGCTGATTCCGAAAGGTTCGAAAGCCAAGAGTCAAAGTTTTTAAGAAATGTCAATACTCGTATAGCTGGAGGAGGACAGTTATCGATCACAAATGAGAAACCTAGG GTTATCGTTGACTTGAGGGAATTCCGTAGTTCGTTACCTTCCATATTACAtggaaataatttttctgttATCCCTTGCCAACTCTTAGTGGGAGATTATATATTATCACCAAAGATCTGTGTTGAAAGGAAGTCAATTAGAGATTTGATCCAATCATTAAGCAATGGCCGTCTTTATTCCCAATGTGAAGCTATGACTGAATATTATGAAATTCCAGTTTTGTTAATTGAATTCGAACAACACCAATCTTTTACATCTCCA CCTTTCTCCGACCTTTCAAGcgaaattggaaaaaatgatgTTCAATCTAAACTGGTACTGTTAACATTATCGTTTCCCAACTTAAGGATTGTTTGGTCTTCTAGTGCCTACGTTAcatcaattatttttcaagaTTTGAAAGCCATGGAACAAGAACCAGATCCTGCTTCAGCTGCCTCTATAGGTTTGGAAGCTGGGCAAGACTCAACGAATACTTATAATCAAGCTCCACTCGACCTGCTAATGGGACTCCCATACATAACTATGAAAAACTACAGAAATGTGTTTTATGGAGGCGTGAAAGATATTCAAGAAGCTTCCGAAACCTcagaaagaaaatggtCAGAACTAATTGGCCCCGAAGCAGGAAGGCGTCTTTATTCCTTCTTCCGAAAACAGTTAAAGGACTATGagtaa
- the prp11 gene encoding ATP-dependent RNA helicase Prp11, whose amino-acid sequence MSRRTRSRSPPRRSYNRERRDYRKYDDSEDQKGARYNRYVDDVSSRRDRHDSFRSHESNKIRRDNSWKHDKYSYEKRYQERDREYARSKNIPDQYIGRSPRPTSHRHAEEKEVDNKTKSDETNPVLQGSATEIKPQPRRSRFDRTERVGASLSVSEIQSENPRVDVIPKDKAVENNHQRNAEKPVASDKITDAKLLARLERVRAWKESKAKQEASKKEEHKLNTKPQVTAKDQNAMPSTGISGFEINRQKDTSDMKRNNRVHMDDEDGPRRMNLEDYQELWDQEDRGMLGNEQAASMEEDEVDPLDAYMASLVGTTDTIRPGLLNTEVIDPNANDDERMVISETLEEEENLLALAAKRSKKKDVITVDHSKINYEDFKKDFYVEPEELKNLSPAEVDELRASLDGIKIRGIDCPKPVTSWSQCGLSAQTISVINSLGYEKPTSIQAQAIPAITSGRDVIGVAKTGSGKTIAFLLPMFRHIKDQRPLKTGEGPIAIIMTPTRELAVQIFRECKPFLKLLNIRACCAYGGAPIKDQIADLKRGAEIVVCTPGRMIDVLSANAGRVTNLHRCTYLVLDEADRMFDLGFEPQVMRIINNIRPDRQTVLFSATFPRAMEALARKVLKKPVEITVGGRSVVASEVEQIVEVRPEESKFSRLLELLGELYNNQLDVRTLVFVDRQESADALLSDLMKRGYTSNSIHGGKDQHDRDSTISDYKAGVFDVLIATSVVARGLDVKSLQLVVNYDCPNHMEDYVHRVGRTGRAGHTGVAVTFITPEQEKYAVDIAKALKMSKQPVPKELQTLASQFLEKVKAGKEKAAGGGFGGKGLSRLDETRNAERKMQRKAYGEDEEDVETEAEAKSPLEKITPEKSTGDPTLDRVRAAVGGIAARAFANQTAQSNKLTQPISIIKTDGDEYKAKMEINDYPQQARWAVTNNTNIVHVTELTGTSITTKGNFYLPGKNPEPGEEKLYLWIEGPSELVVNRAITELRRLLLEGINHSLEGGNKPSASGRYTVV is encoded by the coding sequence ATGTCTAGAAGAACACGATCAAGGTCGCCTCCAAGGCGATCCTACAATAGAGAAAGAAGAGATTACCGAAAATATGATGACTCTGAAGATCAAAAGGGTGCACGGTATAACCGATACGTAGACGATGTATCAAGTCGACGAGATAGGCATGATTCTTTTCGTTCTCACGAGTctaataaaattagaaGAGATAATTCTTGGAAGCATGATAAGTATAGTTACGAAAAAAGGTATCAAGAGCGAGATCGAGAGTATGCGAGATCAAAGAATATTCCCGATCAGTATATTGGTAGGTCACCGCGACCAACATCTCATAGACATGCtgaggaaaaagaagtagACAATAAAACTAAATCAGATGAAACAAATCCTGTATTACAAGGTTCCGCAACTGAAATAAAGCCTCAGCCTAGACGTTCTCGATTTGATCGAACTGAGAGAGTTGGTGCTTCTTTAAGTGTTTCAGAAATTCAATCTGAAAATCCACGAGTTGATGTAATTCCCAAGGATAAAGCTGTTGAAAATAATCATCAACGAAATGCTGAAAAGCCAGTAGCGTCAGACAAAATTACGGATGCTAAGCTACTCGCCAGGCTAGAACGAGTTAGAGCGTGGAAAGAGTCAAAGGCAAAACAGGAGGCTTCCAAGAAGGAGGAGCACAAGTTGAATACAAAGCCGCAGGTTACAGCCAAAGACCAGAATGCTATGCCTTCAACTGGTATATCCGGGTTTGAGATTAATCGCCAAAAAGATACTTCGGATATGAAGCGAAATAACCGAGTTCACATGGATGATGAAGATGGTCCTAGGCGTATGAATCTTGAAGACTACCAGGAGCTTTGGGACCAAGAAGACCGGGGTATGCTAGGAAATGAGCAAGCAGCTAGCATGGAGGAAGACGAAGTAGATCCTTTAGATGCTTACATGGCCTCTTTGGTTGGTACCACTGATACCATAAGGCCTGGTTTATTAAATACGGAGGTCATTGATCCGAATGCAAACGATGACGAGCGCATGGTAATTTCAGAGACTTtggaagaggaagaaaatttacttGCTCTTGCTGCAAAACgatcaaaaaagaaagacgTAATCACAGTTGATCactcaaaaataaattatgaagatttcaaaaaggaTTTCTATGTTGAACCTGAAGAGCTCAAAAATCTGTCACCAGCTGAAGTTGATGAACTACGGGCTTCTTTAGATGGTATTAAAATTCGTGGTATTGATTGCCCGAAGCCAGTTACTAGTTGGAGTCAATGTGGTTTATCTGCCCAAACCATAAGCGTGATCAATTCCTTGGGATACGAAAAACCAACCTCTATTCAAGCACAAGCAATTCCAGCGATTACTTCTGGCAGAGATGTAATTGGCGTAGCTAAAACAGGAAGTGGAAAAACCattgcttttcttcttcctaTGTTTCGACACATCAAAGATCAGCGCCCATTAAAAACAGGAGAGGGTCCTATTGCAATAATAATGACTCCTACTCGTGAATTGGCTGTGCAAATTTTTCGCGAATGTAAACCTTTCTTAAAGTTATTGAACATTCGTGCGTGTTGTGCATATGGAGGTGCCCCTATTAAAGACCAAATTGCTGATTTAAAACGCGGTGCAGAAATCGTAGTTTGTACTCCTGGACGTATGATTGATGTTTTAAGTGCGAATGCAGGACGTGTTACTAACTTACACCGCTGCACTTATTTGGTTTTGGATGAGGCCGATCGTATGTTTGATTTAGGATTTGAACCGCAAGTCATGAGAATTATTAACAATATTCGACCTGATCGGCAAACCGTACTATTTTCAGCTACCTTTCCTCGTGCTATGGAAGCCCTTGCAAGGaaagttttaaagaaaCCTGTAGAGATTACGGTTGGCGGACGGTCGGTTGTTGCTTCTGAGGTTGAGCAAATCGTTGAAGTACGGCCTGAGGAAAGCAAGTTTTCTCGGCTATTAGAGCTGTTAGGTGAGTTGTACAACAATCAACTTGATGTACGTACACTTGTTTTTGTGGATAGACAAGAGTCTGCGGATGCACTTTTGTCGGACCTTATGAAACGCGGGTATACAAGTAATTCAATTCATGGCGGTAAGGATCAACACGATCGCGACTCAACCATCAGTGATTATAAAGCAGGAGTATTTGATGTATTAATCGCAACTAGTGTAGTTGCTCGTGGGCTTGACGTTAAATCTTTACAGCTGGTGGTAAATTATGATTGCCCTAATCATATGGAGGATTACGTGCATCGTGTTGGTCGTACAGGCCGTGCTGGCCATACTGGTGTAGCTGTTACCTTTATAACCCCAGAACAGGAAAAGTACGCCGTAGACATTGCCAAGGCTTTAAAGATGAGTAAACAACCAGTTCCAAAAGAACTACAAACTCTTGCTTCCCAATTCCTCGAGAAAGTTAAGGCTGGTAAAGAGAAAGCAGCGGGTGGAGGTTTTGGCGGCAAAGGGTTATCACGACTGGATGAAACTCGAAATGCTGAGCGTAAAATGCAGCGTAAGGCCTATGGTGAGGACGAGGAAGATGTAGAGACTGAAGCTGAAGCAAAAAGCCCGTTGGAAAAGATTACTCCTGAAAAATCTACCGGTGATCCCACGCTCGATAGAGTTCGTGCTGCTGTGGGTGGAATTGCTGCTCGTGCATTTGCCAACCAAACTGCACAATCTAACAAGCTTACTCAGCCAATTTCTATAATAAAAACCGATGGTGATGAGTATAAAGCTAAAATGGAAATTAATGACTATCCTCAACAAGCTCGTTGGGCCGTTACTAATAACACAAATATTGTACATGTAACGGAGTTAACTGGCACAAGTATCACTACTAAGGGTAATTTCTACTTGCCAGGTAAAAACCCTGAACCAGGAGAGGAAAAGTTGTACTTGTGGATTGAAGGTCCATCTGAGCTTGTTGTTAACCGAGCCATCACTGAATTGAGACGGCTTCTTCTTGAAGGAATTAACCACAGTTTGGAAGGAGGTAACAAACCAAGTGCTTCTGGACGATACACAGTTGTCTAG
- the cwf23 gene encoding DNAJ domain protein Cwf23: MASEGDSIDYYELLGINEDAQDQEIHRAWRKTSLKYHPDKNPNDPKAAEKFHMLQLAYNALIDVQLRKAYDSERFAKLARKRREEAFNFQRKSMVDDLRERERQFYDSLEKKENERDRLQEKLRALQEESANLRRQRENRLREEQEQSKRRKQETPSSKISELDRSIRIRWKRKYADQVNDAYLRSIYSSFGTLQNVVIQKDISKEKKYVYSIIVFETLSSAYSAINAEKPSKIYDVQWLKPPKSNSNTPTEKDTTVEDYEEITIMRMKQKHKQKQKENERKATSTMNA, from the coding sequence ATGGCATCTGAAGGTGATTCAATTGATTACTATGAACTGTTAGGTATTAATGAAGATGCTCAAGATCAAGAAATTCATCGCGCTTGGCGAAAAACTTCGTTAAAATATCATCCTGACAAAAATCCAAATGATCCCAAGGCGGCGGAAAAGTTTCACATGCTTCAGTTAGCATATAACGCGCTAATTGATGTGCAATTAAGAAAAGCATATGACTCTGAAAGGTTTGCTAAGCTTGCTCGCAAAAGACGCGAGGAAGCATTTAACTTTCAGCGAAAAAGTATGGTAGATGACTTGAGGGAAAGAGAACGCCAATTCTATGACTCTTtagagaagaaagaaaacgaAAGAGATCGACTTCAAGAAAAACTGAGGGCTTTACAAGAAGAAAGTGCAAATTTGCGACGACAACGAGAAAATCGTCTTAGGGAAGAACAAGAACAAtcgaaaagaagaaaacagGAGACTCCAAGCAGTAAAATTTCAGAATTGGATAGATCCATTCGGATACGATGGAAGCGGAAATATGCTGATCAAGTAAATGATGCATACTTGAGATCTATCTACTCATCCTTTGGGACTCTACAAAATGTAGTTATCCAAAAGGATATATcgaaagagaaaaaatatgtatatTCAATTATAGTATTTGAAACACTTTCCTCCGCATATTCCGCTATTAACGCTGAAAAACCttctaaaatttatgaTGTACAATGGTTGAAGCCTCCAAAATCAAACTCCAATACGCCTACTGAAAAGGATACTACCGTGGAAGATTACGAAGAGATTACAATAATGAGGATGAAGCAAAAGCAtaagcaaaaacaaaaagaaaatgaacgAAAGGCCACTTCTACAATGAACGCCTAG